A DNA window from Acetobacter aceti NBRC 14818 contains the following coding sequences:
- the folB gene encoding dihydroneopterin aldolase, whose protein sequence is MTILAPWPADLAVRRLFLKDMIVDAYIGVFPHEQGVTQRVRINVSFGVDDSRDLTEGVDDLSRTVSYETAVLTIRRLATETHTQLVETLAERIAIEVMKDRRVRVVRISVEKLDIFSDLDSVGVEIERWATE, encoded by the coding sequence ATGACAATTCTGGCGCCTTGGCCTGCTGATCTGGCTGTAAGACGGCTCTTTCTCAAGGATATGATTGTTGACGCCTATATCGGCGTTTTTCCACATGAGCAGGGTGTGACACAGCGTGTTCGCATCAATGTCTCGTTTGGTGTGGATGACAGTCGTGACCTGACGGAAGGTGTGGACGACCTCAGCCGGACGGTTTCCTACGAGACGGCTGTTCTGACGATCCGTCGTCTGGCGACGGAGACCCACACGCAGCTTGTGGAGACGTTGGCTGAGCGTATCGCTATTGAGGTAATGAAGGACCGCCGGGTGAGGGTTGTTCGTATCAGCGTTGAAAAACTCGATATCTTTTCTGACCTTGATTCAGTTGGGGTTGAGATCGAGCGCTGGGCGACGGAGTAG